One Mycobacteroides abscessus ATCC 19977 genomic window carries:
- a CDS encoding thiolase domain-containing protein: MRDVAVVAFAQSHCTTANLHDDMAEILLPVVRDALAQADLRRTDIDFYASGSHDFFEGRTFAYIESLDAIGAWPPISESHVEMDAAWACYEAWAWLQLGHGDIALVYGVGRGSLPADLDQVMPSSLDPYYLTPLYPHRHAIAGLQAAAAIEAGITTEREMADVVNQSLTDALSNPFALKSGAPGVEALLEQPYIASPLRQHDTAAVCDGAAVLILATDQVARRLARRPAWIRAIDHRMDTHYPGSRDLAVLESARIAAEKAAVMAGFSAANVEVAELHTEYSYAEPLLTTTFGIENALVNPSGGPLAGAPATATGLIRIGESARTIMQGRATRALAHATNGPALQHNLVCLMETSA, translated from the coding sequence ATGCGTGACGTCGCCGTGGTTGCCTTTGCCCAATCCCACTGCACCACTGCCAATCTGCACGACGATATGGCCGAAATACTGCTGCCTGTGGTCCGCGATGCGCTCGCCCAGGCAGACCTGCGCCGTACGGACATCGACTTTTACGCGTCCGGTAGCCATGACTTCTTCGAGGGCCGCACTTTCGCATACATAGAATCCCTCGACGCCATCGGCGCCTGGCCGCCGATATCGGAATCGCATGTCGAAATGGATGCCGCCTGGGCCTGCTACGAGGCGTGGGCCTGGCTCCAATTGGGGCACGGCGACATCGCGCTGGTCTATGGCGTCGGCCGGGGTTCGCTGCCGGCCGACCTCGACCAGGTGATGCCCTCCTCGCTCGACCCCTACTACCTGACCCCGTTGTATCCACATCGTCACGCCATCGCCGGACTGCAAGCGGCCGCTGCCATCGAGGCCGGCATCACCACCGAGCGCGAGATGGCCGATGTGGTCAACCAGTCACTGACCGATGCGCTGTCAAATCCCTTCGCCCTCAAGTCAGGTGCTCCAGGAGTGGAAGCACTGCTGGAGCAGCCGTACATCGCCTCACCGCTGCGCCAGCACGACACGGCAGCGGTCTGCGACGGCGCGGCGGTACTGATCTTGGCCACCGATCAGGTCGCACGCCGGCTGGCCCGGCGGCCGGCGTGGATCCGGGCCATTGATCACCGGATGGACACGCACTACCCCGGATCACGCGACCTGGCGGTGCTCGAATCGGCCCGAATCGCCGCCGAGAAGGCCGCCGTGATGGCCGGTTTCTCGGCCGCCAATGTGGAGGTCGCCGAACTTCACACCGAATACAGCTACGCCGAGCCCCTGCTCACCACGACCTTCGGCATCGAGAACGCCTTGGTCAACCCGTCAGGCGGACCGTTGGCGGGTGCTCCGGCCACCGCGACGGGATTGATCCGCATCGGCGAGTCCGCCCGCACCATCATGCAGGGACGCGCCACCCGCGCACTGGCGCACGCTACCAATGGCCCTGCACTGCAGCACAACCTGGTGTGCTTGATGGAAACAAGCGCATGA
- a CDS encoding acetyl-CoA C-acetyltransferase, whose amino-acid sequence MTEAFIYEAVRTPRGKQRGGALNEIKPLNLVVGLIEEIRHRHPDLDENLISDVVLGVVSPVGDQGGDIARTAVLAAGLPDTTGGVQLNRFCASGLEAINIGAQKVRSGWDDLVLAGGVESMSRVPMGSDGGAWASDPATNYDVSFVPQGIGADLIATIEGFTRDDVDAYAARSQERAAAAWSGGYFAKSVVPVKDQNGLLVLDHDEHMRPGTTAADLGKLKPAFEGLAALGGFDDVARIKYHYVEKINHVHTGGNSSGIVDGAALVLIGSEEAGKSQGLTPRARIVATATSGSEPLIMLTGPTPATKKVLDRAGLTVDDIDLFELNEAFASVVLKFQKDLNIPDEKLNVNGGAIAMGHPLGATGAMITGTMVDELERRGLKRALITLCVGGGMGVATIIERV is encoded by the coding sequence ATGACTGAAGCATTCATCTACGAGGCCGTCCGTACGCCTCGCGGCAAGCAGCGTGGCGGCGCTCTCAACGAGATCAAGCCGCTGAACCTGGTGGTCGGCCTCATCGAGGAGATCCGGCACCGTCACCCCGACCTGGACGAGAACCTGATCAGCGATGTCGTGCTGGGTGTCGTGTCCCCGGTCGGCGACCAGGGTGGCGATATCGCCCGCACCGCGGTGCTGGCGGCCGGCCTGCCCGACACCACCGGTGGTGTCCAGCTCAACCGTTTCTGTGCCTCGGGCCTGGAGGCCATCAACATCGGCGCACAGAAGGTGCGTTCCGGCTGGGACGACCTGGTGCTCGCCGGTGGTGTGGAGTCGATGTCGCGCGTGCCGATGGGCAGCGACGGCGGCGCGTGGGCGTCGGACCCGGCCACCAACTACGACGTGTCCTTCGTTCCGCAGGGCATCGGTGCCGACTTGATCGCCACTATCGAGGGCTTCACCCGTGACGATGTGGACGCCTACGCCGCCCGCTCGCAGGAGCGTGCCGCGGCCGCGTGGTCCGGTGGCTACTTCGCCAAGTCCGTTGTGCCGGTCAAGGATCAGAACGGGCTGCTCGTTCTCGATCACGACGAGCACATGCGCCCGGGCACCACCGCGGCAGACCTGGGCAAGCTCAAGCCCGCGTTCGAGGGCCTGGCCGCGCTCGGCGGCTTCGACGACGTGGCGCGCATCAAGTACCACTACGTCGAGAAGATCAACCACGTCCACACCGGTGGCAACAGCTCCGGCATCGTCGACGGCGCCGCCCTGGTGCTGATCGGTTCCGAGGAGGCCGGCAAGTCGCAGGGCCTGACCCCGCGCGCTCGTATCGTGGCCACCGCCACCTCCGGCAGCGAGCCGCTCATCATGCTGACCGGTCCCACCCCGGCGACCAAGAAGGTGCTCGACCGTGCCGGGCTGACCGTGGACGACATCGACCTGTTCGAGCTCAACGAGGCCTTCGCCTCGGTGGTCCTGAAGTTCCAGAAGGACCTGAACATCCCGGACGAGAAGCTCAACGTCAACGGCGGCGCCATCGCGATGGGCCACCCGCTGGGCGCCACCGGCGCCATGATCACCGGCACCATGGTCGACGAGCTGGAGCGTCGCGGCCTCAAGCGTGCCCTCATCACCCTGTGCGTCGGCGGCGGCATGGGTGTAGCCACCATCATCGAGCGAGTCTGA
- a CDS encoding alpha/beta hydrolase — translation MTSARHAADSRLAAVTYAGPEWMGKANWHSVAETYLFKALGKPGLYALTRLMLAVNRRFPDVLLNRRYDGLERLMGWVPGVSGTRTERVQLPNCPAEWTWNVKNESASSASSDAPVVIYFHGSAFIALGINSHRPLVSHIARDSGARALSVGYRLCPRNLVEDAIADGVDAYRYVLSQGVDPDNIVLAGDSAGGFLAAMTAIAVRDQGLTPPAGCVLISAATSNDMEPKYAVGKRVGDAMFPVDFLRMINDVFLLRNGAREPGACPVDADLTGLGPFLLQVGSQEALRPDSELLAERLVAAGVPVRLQIFDRAIHVFQVFAMTNPDARRAVAEITDFIKVLPGLAKARQRPGEMATGLGS, via the coding sequence ATGACCAGTGCCCGACATGCCGCCGATTCCCGGCTGGCCGCGGTGACATATGCCGGACCGGAGTGGATGGGCAAGGCCAATTGGCATTCGGTGGCCGAGACGTACCTGTTCAAGGCGCTGGGAAAGCCTGGTCTCTACGCGCTGACCCGGCTGATGCTGGCCGTCAATCGCCGGTTCCCCGATGTGCTGCTCAATCGGCGATACGACGGGCTGGAACGCTTGATGGGGTGGGTTCCGGGCGTCTCGGGAACGCGCACGGAGCGGGTTCAGCTGCCGAACTGCCCCGCAGAATGGACGTGGAACGTCAAGAACGAATCGGCCTCCAGCGCATCGAGTGACGCGCCGGTGGTCATCTATTTCCATGGGTCGGCATTCATCGCCTTGGGTATCAACAGCCATCGGCCGCTGGTGAGCCACATCGCACGTGATTCCGGTGCGCGAGCGTTGAGCGTCGGATACCGGTTGTGTCCACGCAATCTCGTCGAAGACGCCATCGCCGACGGCGTCGATGCCTATCGCTACGTGCTGAGCCAGGGCGTCGATCCCGACAACATCGTGCTCGCGGGAGACTCGGCCGGTGGCTTCCTGGCGGCGATGACCGCGATCGCCGTGCGCGATCAGGGGTTGACGCCGCCCGCGGGTTGTGTGCTGATCTCGGCGGCAACCAGCAACGACATGGAGCCCAAGTATGCGGTCGGCAAGCGTGTCGGCGACGCCATGTTCCCGGTGGACTTCTTGAGGATGATCAACGATGTCTTCCTGCTTCGCAACGGTGCCCGGGAGCCGGGGGCATGTCCGGTGGATGCTGACCTGACGGGCCTGGGGCCGTTCCTATTGCAGGTGGGTTCGCAGGAGGCATTGCGTCCGGACTCCGAGCTGCTTGCGGAACGTCTTGTCGCAGCCGGAGTTCCGGTGCGCCTGCAGATCTTCGATCGGGCGATCCACGTGTTCCAGGTGTTCGCGATGACCAACCCGGATGCGCGGCGGGCGGTAGCGGAGATCACCGACTTCATCAAGGTCCTGCCGGGGCTGGCCAAGGCGCGGCAGCGTCCCGGTGAGATGGCGACCGGCCTAGGCTCCTAG
- a CDS encoding 3-hydroxyacyl-CoA dehydrogenase NAD-binding domain-containing protein: protein MSANTIQWEKDADGIVTLTLDDPNGSANVMNDDYKQSMAAAVKRLVEEKDSITGVVITSAKKTFFAGGDLTKIIQIQPENAQEAFNEVEEIKADLRTLETFGRPVVAAINGAALGGGLEIALATHHRIAADVKGSQIGLPEVSLGLLPGGGGVTRVTRMLGIQNGFVTVLAQGTRFNPTKAKEVGLIDELVGSVDELIPAAKAWIKANPEAVQRWDVKGYKIPGGTPATPALAAILPSFPSNLKKQLKGAPMPAPRAILAAAVEGAQVDFDTASRIESRYFTSLATGQVAKNMTQAFFFDLQHINGGGSRPDGIAKQDIKKIGVLGAGMMGAGIAYVSAKAGYDVVLKDVSLEAAQKGKGYSEKLEEKALSRGKTTQEKSSELLARIHPTADPADLAGVDFVIEAVFENTELKHKVFQEIEDIVEPNALLGSNTSTLPITGLATGVKRQEDFIGIHFFSPVDKMPLVEIIRGEKTSDEALARVFDYVLAIKKTPIVVNDSRGFFTSRVIGTFVNEAVAMLAEGIEPATIEQAGSQAGYPAPPLQLSDELNLTLMQKIRKETAEAAKAEGKELPDDPAGRVIDTLVEAGRPGRLGGAGFYDYVDGKRTELWPGLRETFKTRNGADPANPPLQDLIERMLFAEAIETQKCFDEGVLTSTADANIGSIFGIGFPAWTGGVHQYILGYDGPAGKGKAGFVARAKELAAKYGDRFNPPASLLDA from the coding sequence ATGTCTGCAAACACCATTCAGTGGGAGAAGGACGCCGACGGCATCGTCACCCTCACCCTGGACGACCCCAACGGCTCGGCCAACGTGATGAACGACGACTACAAGCAGTCGATGGCCGCGGCCGTCAAGCGCCTTGTGGAAGAGAAGGATTCGATCACCGGCGTGGTGATCACCAGCGCCAAGAAGACCTTCTTCGCCGGTGGTGACCTGACCAAGATCATCCAGATCCAGCCGGAGAACGCCCAGGAGGCCTTCAACGAGGTCGAGGAGATCAAGGCCGACCTGCGTACGCTGGAGACCTTCGGCCGCCCCGTGGTGGCGGCCATCAACGGCGCCGCCCTCGGCGGTGGCCTGGAGATCGCGCTGGCGACCCATCACCGGATCGCGGCCGACGTCAAGGGATCTCAGATCGGTCTGCCCGAGGTATCGCTGGGCCTGCTGCCCGGTGGCGGCGGCGTCACCCGGGTTACCCGCATGCTCGGTATCCAGAACGGCTTCGTGACCGTGCTGGCGCAGGGCACCCGCTTCAACCCGACCAAGGCCAAGGAAGTCGGCTTGATCGATGAGTTGGTCGGCTCCGTCGACGAGCTGATCCCGGCCGCCAAGGCGTGGATCAAGGCCAACCCGGAGGCCGTGCAGCGCTGGGATGTCAAGGGCTACAAGATCCCCGGCGGCACCCCAGCAACTCCCGCCCTGGCCGCGATTTTGCCGTCGTTCCCGTCGAACCTGAAGAAGCAGCTCAAGGGTGCGCCGATGCCCGCCCCGCGGGCCATCCTGGCCGCCGCGGTCGAGGGTGCGCAGGTGGACTTCGACACGGCCAGCCGCATCGAGAGCCGTTACTTCACCAGCCTGGCCACCGGCCAGGTCGCCAAGAACATGACGCAGGCGTTCTTCTTCGACCTGCAGCACATCAACGGCGGTGGCTCACGTCCGGACGGCATCGCCAAGCAAGACATCAAGAAGATCGGTGTGCTGGGCGCGGGCATGATGGGCGCCGGTATCGCCTACGTCTCGGCCAAGGCCGGTTACGACGTCGTGCTCAAGGATGTTTCGCTGGAGGCGGCTCAGAAGGGCAAGGGTTACTCCGAAAAGCTTGAAGAGAAGGCTCTTTCGCGGGGCAAGACCACCCAGGAAAAGTCCAGCGAACTCCTCGCAAGAATTCACCCGACTGCCGACCCTGCCGACCTGGCCGGTGTCGACTTCGTGATCGAGGCCGTTTTCGAGAACACCGAGCTCAAGCACAAGGTGTTCCAGGAGATCGAAGACATCGTCGAGCCCAACGCGCTCCTTGGCTCCAACACCTCCACCCTGCCCATCACGGGGCTGGCCACGGGTGTGAAGCGTCAGGAGGACTTCATCGGTATCCACTTCTTCTCGCCCGTGGACAAGATGCCGCTGGTGGAGATCATCCGCGGTGAGAAGACCTCGGACGAGGCGCTGGCCCGGGTGTTCGACTACGTGCTGGCCATCAAGAAGACCCCGATCGTCGTCAATGACAGCCGTGGCTTCTTCACCAGCCGCGTCATCGGCACCTTCGTCAACGAGGCCGTCGCCATGCTGGCCGAGGGCATCGAGCCCGCGACCATCGAGCAGGCCGGCAGCCAGGCCGGATACCCGGCCCCGCCGCTGCAGCTCTCCGACGAGCTGAACCTGACGCTCATGCAGAAGATCCGCAAGGAGACGGCGGAGGCTGCCAAGGCCGAGGGCAAGGAATTGCCGGATGACCCGGCCGGTCGTGTCATCGACACCCTGGTTGAGGCGGGCCGCCCCGGCCGCCTCGGGGGCGCCGGTTTCTACGACTACGTGGACGGCAAGCGCACAGAGCTGTGGCCCGGCCTGCGGGAGACGTTCAAGACCCGCAATGGCGCCGACCCCGCCAACCCGCCGCTGCAGGACCTCATCGAGCGCATGTTGTTCGCCGAGGCCATCGAGACGCAGAAGTGCTTCGACGAGGGTGTGCTGACGTCGACCGCCGATGCCAACATCGGTTCGATCTTCGGCATCGGCTTCCCGGCCTGGACCGGTGGTGTGCACCAGTACATCCTCGGGTACGACGGTCCCGCCGGAAAGGGCAAGGCTGGTTTCGTCGCCCGCGCAAAGGAATTGGCCGCCAAGTACGGTGACCGATTCAACCCGCCTGCTTCGCTCCTGGACGCATAG
- a CDS encoding CaiB/BaiF CoA transferase family protein, whose translation MADTGVKTGPLAGVKVIELGGIGPGPHAAMMLSDLGADVIRVRRPGGLAIPAEETDLFHRGKRLVNLDVKKDPEALLALVDKADVLLDPFRPGVCERIGIGPEECAKRNPRLIFARMTGWGQHGPMADRAGHDINYLSLTGALGSMGYKDRPPMPPMNLVADFGGGSMLLVQGILAALYEREKSGKGQVIDGAMVDGVSQLAQMQWTMYNNGLLFDEREAGLLDGGSPFYGTYETSDGKYMAVGSIEPQFFAILVQGLGLDPESVPFQLDKARYPEMRKMFDDAFKTKTRDEWTEIFIGTDACVSPVLTWGEAKQNEHLRDRGTIVDVDGVTQAAPAPRFSRTPSGPLGAPPKDTTELSDIGW comes from the coding sequence ATGGCTGACACTGGCGTCAAGACGGGCCCCCTGGCGGGCGTGAAGGTGATCGAGCTCGGCGGGATCGGCCCTGGGCCGCATGCGGCGATGATGTTGTCGGACCTGGGTGCCGACGTCATCCGGGTGCGCCGGCCGGGCGGGCTCGCCATCCCCGCCGAGGAGACCGACCTGTTCCACCGCGGCAAGCGGCTGGTCAATCTGGACGTCAAGAAGGACCCCGAGGCGCTGCTGGCCCTGGTCGATAAGGCCGATGTGCTGCTGGATCCGTTTCGTCCCGGCGTATGTGAGCGCATCGGGATCGGACCCGAGGAGTGCGCCAAGCGGAACCCGCGGCTGATCTTCGCCCGGATGACCGGCTGGGGACAGCACGGCCCGATGGCAGACCGTGCCGGGCACGACATCAACTACCTGTCGCTGACCGGAGCCCTCGGCTCGATGGGTTACAAGGACCGCCCGCCGATGCCGCCCATGAATCTGGTGGCGGACTTTGGCGGTGGCTCAATGCTTTTGGTGCAAGGCATCCTGGCCGCGCTGTATGAGCGCGAAAAGTCGGGCAAGGGCCAGGTCATCGATGGCGCAATGGTCGACGGAGTGAGCCAGCTGGCTCAGATGCAGTGGACGATGTACAACAACGGTCTGCTCTTCGACGAGCGTGAGGCCGGACTGCTCGACGGTGGCTCGCCCTTCTACGGGACGTACGAAACATCCGATGGCAAGTACATGGCGGTGGGTTCTATTGAGCCGCAGTTCTTCGCGATCTTGGTGCAGGGTTTGGGGCTGGATCCAGAGAGTGTGCCGTTCCAGCTCGACAAGGCGCGCTACCCGGAGATGCGCAAGATGTTCGACGACGCCTTCAAGACCAAGACGCGCGACGAGTGGACCGAGATTTTCATCGGCACCGACGCGTGCGTATCACCGGTGCTCACCTGGGGCGAGGCCAAGCAGAACGAGCACCTTCGTGATCGCGGCACCATCGTTGACGTGGACGGGGTGACTCAGGCGGCGCCGGCCCCGCGCTTTTCGCGGACGCCGAGCGGGCCCCTTGGAGCTCCCCCGAAGGACACGACGGAGCTCTCCGATATCGGCTGGTGA
- a CDS encoding pyridoxal phosphate-dependent aminotransferase codes for MNQRTVERLRPFGATIFAEMSALAVRHDAINLGQGFPDEDGPASMLDAAQQAIRSGLNQYPPGLGIPELRRAITADRLARYGEELDPDTQVLVTVGATEAIAGALLGLVEPGSEVILIEPYYDSYAAVVAMAGAVRVPVPLVPDGAGFALDTDALAAAITPRTAALVINSPHNPTGKVFTDTELARIAELAVEHDLLVVSDEVYERLLFDGRTQTPMASLPGMADRTVTISSAAKTFNCTGWKIGWACGTPELVAGVRAAKQFLSYVGGGPFQPAVAVALDTEQSWVKTLRESLQRRRDRLSAALTGLGFEVHSSDGGYFVCADPRPLGFSDSAELCRRLPETVGVAAVPVSAFCDRYADQWNHLVRFTFAKRDVVIDEAITRLARLGA; via the coding sequence GTGAATCAGAGAACCGTCGAACGGTTACGTCCTTTCGGCGCAACGATCTTCGCCGAGATGTCGGCACTGGCCGTCCGGCATGACGCGATCAATCTTGGTCAGGGCTTCCCCGACGAGGACGGACCCGCATCCATGCTCGATGCGGCGCAACAGGCCATCCGCTCCGGCCTGAATCAATATCCGCCGGGGCTGGGCATTCCCGAATTACGCCGGGCCATCACCGCCGATCGGCTCGCCCGCTACGGCGAGGAGCTTGACCCGGACACCCAGGTGCTGGTGACCGTCGGCGCCACCGAAGCGATCGCCGGCGCCCTGCTCGGCCTCGTCGAACCCGGTTCCGAGGTCATCCTGATCGAGCCCTACTACGACTCCTACGCCGCCGTGGTAGCGATGGCGGGAGCGGTCCGCGTGCCCGTGCCCCTCGTACCGGACGGGGCGGGCTTCGCATTGGATACCGACGCGCTGGCGGCGGCCATCACGCCCCGGACGGCGGCGCTGGTGATCAACTCGCCGCATAACCCGACGGGCAAGGTGTTCACCGATACCGAGTTGGCGCGGATAGCCGAGCTCGCGGTGGAACACGACCTGCTTGTCGTCTCCGACGAGGTATACGAGCGCCTGCTTTTCGATGGGCGCACCCAAACTCCGATGGCAAGCCTGCCCGGGATGGCCGACCGGACCGTGACCATCTCCAGCGCCGCCAAGACATTCAACTGCACCGGTTGGAAAATTGGCTGGGCCTGTGGCACGCCGGAGTTGGTCGCGGGCGTGCGGGCCGCTAAACAGTTCCTCTCCTATGTCGGCGGCGGACCATTTCAACCGGCGGTGGCAGTGGCCCTGGACACCGAACAGTCGTGGGTGAAGACCCTACGAGAATCACTGCAGCGCAGGCGCGATCGCCTCTCGGCCGCCCTCACTGGCCTGGGATTCGAGGTGCACAGCAGTGACGGCGGATACTTTGTCTGCGCCGATCCGCGGCCGCTCGGGTTCAGCGATAGCGCGGAGCTCTGCCGGCGTTTACCGGAAACTGTTGGCGTCGCCGCAGTCCCGGTAAGCGCCTTCTGTGACAGATACGCCGACCAATGGAATCACTTGGTGCGGTTCACCTTCGCCAAGCGCGATGTGGTGATCGATGAGGCCATCACCCGCCTGGCCCGGCTAGGAGCCTAG
- a CDS encoding Zn-ribbon domain-containing OB-fold protein, which produces MTAVPEPVSSITSPFHMDYTYVAGTGRSVFLRGLARRLLLARQCPNCERAYCPAPQFCSRCLTELGSPYPLDGKGTVATFCIVSFPFPGQVFTPPYAVAHIQLRGADTRLMHMIGDTTLDRVHIGMTVEPAWVADAELAPTMQSIRYFRPSSDEASHA; this is translated from the coding sequence GTGACCGCGGTGCCCGAACCCGTCTCTTCGATCACCAGTCCATTTCACATGGACTACACGTATGTCGCGGGTACCGGCCGCTCGGTCTTCCTGCGTGGATTGGCCCGCCGGCTGCTCCTCGCGCGCCAATGCCCGAATTGCGAACGTGCGTACTGTCCTGCGCCGCAATTCTGTTCGCGCTGCCTCACCGAACTCGGCAGTCCGTACCCGCTCGATGGGAAGGGCACGGTGGCAACCTTCTGCATCGTCAGCTTCCCCTTTCCGGGCCAGGTCTTCACGCCGCCGTACGCGGTGGCACACATCCAGCTGCGTGGAGCCGACACCAGACTCATGCACATGATCGGCGACACCACGTTGGACAGGGTTCACATCGGAATGACAGTCGAACCGGCCTGGGTCGCCGACGCGGAGCTGGCACCCACGATGCAGAGCATCCGCTACTTCCGCCCGTCCTCGGACGAGGCCTCCCATGCGTGA
- a CDS encoding enoyl-CoA hydratase-related protein, whose protein sequence is MSAARELLVERDGPVVILTMNRPHRRNALSTNMVSQFAAAWDEIDHDDGIRAAILTGAGSAYCVGGDLSDGWMVRDGSAPPLDPATIGKGLLLSHTLTKPLIAAVNGACLGGGCEMLQQTDIRVSDEHATFGLPEVQRGLVPGAGSMVRLKRQIPYTKAMEMILTGEPLTAFEAYHFGLVGHVVPAGTALDKARSLADRIVRNGPLAVRNAKEAIVRSGWLAEEDARAIEARLTRPVITSADAREGLAAFKEKREARFTGR, encoded by the coding sequence ATGAGCGCAGCACGAGAACTCCTTGTCGAACGCGACGGGCCGGTCGTTATCCTGACGATGAACCGCCCGCACCGGAGAAATGCCCTGTCCACCAACATGGTCAGCCAATTCGCCGCGGCCTGGGACGAGATCGACCACGATGACGGCATTCGGGCCGCGATCCTCACGGGTGCCGGCTCCGCCTATTGCGTGGGAGGTGACCTGAGTGACGGCTGGATGGTGCGGGACGGCTCGGCGCCACCGCTTGATCCGGCCACCATCGGGAAGGGGCTGCTCCTGAGCCACACCCTCACTAAGCCCCTTATCGCCGCGGTCAACGGCGCATGCCTCGGCGGTGGTTGCGAAATGTTGCAGCAGACCGACATCCGGGTTTCCGATGAGCACGCTACCTTTGGCTTACCCGAGGTACAGCGCGGCTTGGTGCCCGGTGCCGGATCGATGGTCAGGCTCAAGCGACAGATTCCGTATACCAAGGCCATGGAGATGATCCTGACCGGCGAGCCGCTCACCGCCTTCGAGGCATACCATTTCGGGCTGGTCGGACATGTGGTGCCCGCGGGTACCGCACTGGACAAAGCACGCAGCCTCGCCGACCGGATCGTCCGCAACGGCCCGCTGGCCGTGCGCAATGCCAAAGAAGCGATTGTCCGCAGCGGATGGCTGGCCGAGGAAGACGCCCGTGCCATCGAGGCGAGGCTCACTCGCCCGGTAATCACCTCCGCCGACGCACGCGAGGGATTGGCCGCGTTCAAGGAGAAGCGAGAGGCACGGTTTACCGGGAGATGA
- a CDS encoding thiolase domain-containing protein, with product MSRGVAVVGVGQSKQAKKREVTIAALVREAVDGALADAELTFGDIDAIVLAKTPDLFDGVMNPELYLADAIGARGLPVTRVFTGGSVGGHAAIYAAHLIQARLAGRVLVVAYSKESEGNFTWALSRPLPFSAQLGAGAGGHFAPVIREYIRRSHAPEHIGWQVAVNHRLNATRNPYAHIHKPDITIEEVRNSPMLWDPIRFLESCPSSDGSCAVVISSEMHARLAPRPPAWIHGTGWRTETGHFAGRDEVNPRAGQECAAAAYREAGITDPGTEVDVSELYIPYSWYEPMWMENIGLAPESSGWRAVDEGHTAFGGRHPINPSGGVLSGNPTGATGLLRFAEAALQVRGLAGEHQVDGARRAIGHAMGGASQFHALWVVGSEKP from the coding sequence ATGAGCCGCGGTGTCGCCGTCGTCGGTGTCGGGCAAAGCAAGCAAGCCAAAAAACGTGAGGTGACCATCGCCGCGCTGGTCCGCGAAGCGGTGGACGGGGCGCTGGCCGACGCCGAGCTGACCTTCGGCGACATAGACGCGATCGTGCTGGCCAAGACACCCGATCTATTCGACGGCGTCATGAACCCGGAGCTGTACCTCGCCGACGCGATCGGCGCGCGGGGTCTGCCGGTCACGCGCGTATTCACCGGTGGCAGCGTCGGCGGTCACGCCGCCATCTACGCCGCGCACCTGATCCAGGCCCGGCTGGCCGGACGGGTATTGGTGGTCGCATATTCCAAAGAGTCCGAGGGCAATTTCACGTGGGCACTGTCACGTCCGTTGCCATTCAGTGCCCAGTTGGGAGCGGGCGCCGGCGGCCACTTCGCACCGGTGATCCGGGAGTACATCCGCCGCTCGCACGCACCGGAACATATCGGCTGGCAGGTGGCGGTGAATCACCGCCTCAACGCCACCCGGAACCCCTACGCGCATATCCACAAACCCGATATCACCATCGAGGAGGTGCGCAACTCCCCGATGCTGTGGGACCCGATCCGATTCCTGGAGTCGTGCCCGTCCTCGGATGGCTCATGTGCCGTCGTGATTTCTTCGGAGATGCATGCGCGGCTCGCTCCCCGACCGCCGGCCTGGATTCATGGCACCGGATGGCGCACCGAAACAGGACATTTCGCGGGCCGAGACGAAGTGAACCCGCGCGCCGGACAGGAGTGCGCCGCCGCCGCGTATCGCGAGGCGGGCATCACCGATCCCGGCACCGAAGTGGATGTCTCCGAGCTCTACATTCCCTACAGCTGGTATGAGCCGATGTGGATGGAGAACATCGGTCTGGCACCGGAGAGTTCGGGCTGGCGCGCCGTCGATGAGGGCCACACCGCATTCGGGGGCCGGCACCCGATCAACCCGTCCGGAGGCGTGCTCTCCGGCAATCCGACCGGTGCCACCGGCCTACTCCGATTCGCCGAGGCCGCCCTGCAGGTGCGGGGGCTCGCGGGTGAACACCAGGTCGATGGAGCCAGACGTGCGATAGGCCACGCCATGGGCGGGGCGTCACAGTTCCACGCGTTGTGGGTGGTGGGAAGTGAGAAACCATGA
- a CDS encoding Zn-ribbon domain-containing OB-fold protein, with the protein MTDQTAESLRAPYTIEFGFERTVGPKIGAFLDGLRAARLFGVRTAGGHVLCPVLEFDPADGSATGALVELEPKGVVLQWTWVPPRPADELETSFAWALIRIKGTTNSMFHAVDVGGNPAAMKSGLAVTPRWRTDRVGAITDIICFQPIGEQ; encoded by the coding sequence GTGACCGACCAAACCGCCGAATCTCTCCGGGCTCCTTACACGATCGAATTCGGGTTCGAACGGACTGTTGGCCCCAAAATCGGCGCCTTCCTCGACGGTCTGCGCGCTGCCCGGCTGTTCGGAGTGCGAACCGCCGGCGGCCACGTGCTGTGTCCGGTGCTCGAATTCGATCCGGCCGATGGCAGTGCCACCGGCGCGCTGGTCGAGCTGGAACCGAAGGGGGTTGTCCTGCAATGGACATGGGTGCCGCCACGGCCCGCGGACGAGTTGGAGACGAGCTTCGCCTGGGCGCTCATCCGCATTAAGGGAACCACCAACTCGATGTTCCACGCTGTCGATGTCGGCGGCAATCCCGCGGCCATGAAGTCCGGGTTGGCGGTCACGCCGCGCTGGCGCACAGACCGCGTCGGTGCGATTACCGACATCATCTGCTTCCAGCCCATCGGTGAACAGTGA